One part of the Carassius gibelio isolate Cgi1373 ecotype wild population from Czech Republic chromosome B6, carGib1.2-hapl.c, whole genome shotgun sequence genome encodes these proteins:
- the tardbpb gene encoding TAR DNA-binding protein 43, protein MAEMYIRVAEEENEEPMEIPSEDDGTVLLSTVAAQFPGACGLRYRSLVSQCMRGVRLVDGILHAPENGWGNLVYVVNYPKETVLPDNKRKMDEIDASSATKIKRGDQKTSDLIVLGLPWKTTEQDLKDYFSTFGEVIMVQVKRDVKTGNSKGFGFVRFSDWESQGKVMSQRHMIDGRWCDCKLPNSKQGPDEPMRSRKVFVGRCTEDMTADELRQFFMQYGEVTDVFIPKPFRAFAFVTFADDQVAASLCGEDLIIKGISVHISNAEPKHNNTRQMMERAGRFGNGFGGQSFGGTRSGMGGSSSSLGNFGNFNLNPAMMAAAQAALQSSWGMMGMLAQQGQSATSGTSTSGTSSARDQPQTYSSGNSNYGSSSAALGWGSGSNSSSSGFNSSFGSSMETKSSGWGM, encoded by the exons ATGGCCGAGATGTACATTCGCGTCGCGGAGGAGGAGAACGAGGAGCCGATGGAGATCCCGTCGGAGGATGACGGCACGGTGCTGCTTTCCACGGTGGCCGCTCAGTTTCCAGGGGCTTGTGGCCTGCGTTATCGGAGCCTGGTGTCTCAGTGCATGCGGGGGGTTCGCCTTGTGGACGGAATCCTACACGCCCCCGAGAACGGCTGGGGAAACCTGGTCTATGTGGTCAATTACCCCAAAG AAACGGTTCTGCCAGATAATAAAAGGAAGATGGATGAGATCGATGCTTCATCTGCAACGAAGATCAAGAGAGGAGATCAGAAGACTTCAGATCTGATTGTACTGGGTCTGCCTTGGAAGACTACAGAACAAGACTTAAAAGACTACTTCAGTACGTTTGGGGAAGTCATCATGGTGCAG GTCAAGCGGGACGTGAAGACGGGAAATTCAAAAGGATTTGGGTTTGTGAGGTTCTCAGATTGGGAATCTCAGGGTAAGGTGATGTCACAGCGGCACATGATTGATGGCAGGTGGTGTGACTGCAAGCTACCCAACTCAAAg CAAGGTCCAGATGAACCAATGAGGAGCAGGAAAGTGTTTGTGGGCCGTTGCACTGAGGACATGACTGCTGATGAGCTCCGTCAGTTCTTCATGCAGTATGGGGAGGTTACAGATGTTTTCATTCCTAAACCCTTCAGAGCATTCGCTTTCGTCACCTTTGCAGATGACCAG GTTGCTGCCTCCCTTTGCGGAGAAGATCTGATCATCAAGGGCATCAGCGTGCACATCTCCAATGCTGAGCCAAAGCACAACAACACTAGGCAGATGATGGAGCGGGCAGGGCGCTTTGGGAATGGGTTCGGAGGTCAGAGTTTCGGTGGCACCCGGAGCGGCATGGGGGGAAGCTCCAGCAGCTTGGGAAATTTTGGCAATTTTAACCTCAACCCAGCCATGATGGCTGCTGCCCAGGCCGCCCTGCAGAGCAGTTGGGGTATGATGGGAATGTTAGCACAGCAGGGTCAGTCAGCAACATCTGGCACGAGCACAAGCGGCACAAGTTCCGCTCGGGACCAGCCTCAAACATACAGCTCGGGCAACAGCAACTACGGCAGCAGCTCAGCCGCTCTTGGCTGGGGCTCAGGCTCTAACTCTAGCAGTAGTGGGTTTAACTCCAGCTTTGGGTCTAGTATGGAGACCAAGTCGTCAGGGTGGGGTATGTAA
- the cenps gene encoding centromere protein S, producing MDEDEAQKQRLKAAVHYTVGRLCQDIAADCEKQITKQTIAAIAETAFRQCDIFAKDLEAFARHAKRHTVTVDDVKLTARRTTALSNYIQQKSEELALNNQELKEKRKKNAAKRKSKDMEAEEENELED from the exons ATGGATGAGGACGAGGCACAAAAACAG AGGCTTAAAGCTGCTGTGCACTACACTGTCGGTCGTCTCTGTCAAGACATCGCCGCAGACTGCGAGAAACAGATCACTAAACAGACAATAGCAGCTATCGCAGAGACTGCTTTCAGACAGTGCG ATATATTTGCCAAGGACTTGGAAGCGTTTGCGAG GCATGCTAAACGACACACAGTTACAGTGGATGATGTGAAGCTGACAGCGAGGAGGACCACTGCACTG TCCAACTACATTCAGCAGAAAAGTGAAGAACTGGCTTTGAACAACCAGGAACTGaaagagaagaggaagaagaatgCTGCCAAGAGGAAGAGTAAAGACATGGAAGCtgaggaggagaatgagcttgaAGACTGA
- the rbp7b gene encoding retinoid-binding protein 7, which yields MPANYTGTWDMVDNQNFEAYMLALGIDFATRKVARMLKPQKVFEQDGDSFVIKTFTTLRNYSCSFKIGEKFEEITKGLDNRKCQTIVNWDNDKLVCVQKGEKKNRGWTHWMEGDTLYLELRCEDQICKQTYKRTA from the exons ATGCCTGCAAACTACACTGGAACCTGGGACATGGTGGACAATCAAAACTTTGAAGCTTACATGCTGGCTCTTG GAATTGATTTCGCCACTCGAAAGGTGGCGAGGATGCTAAAGCCACAAAAAGTTTTTGAGCAAGACGGAGACTCTTTCGTCATTAAAACTTTTACAACTTTACGAAACTACTCCTGTTCATTTAAAATCGGTGAAAAATTCGAGGAAATCACCAAAGGACTGGACAACAGAAAATGCCAG ACAATAGTCAACTGGGACAACGACAAACTCGTGTGTGTGCAGAAAGGAGAAAAGAAGAACAGAGGATGGACTCACTGGATGGAGGGAGACACTCTTTACCTT gaacTTAGATGTGAGGATCAGATCTGCAAGCAAACCTACAAAAGAACTGCTTGA